Proteins found in one Cervus canadensis isolate Bull #8, Minnesota chromosome 24, ASM1932006v1, whole genome shotgun sequence genomic segment:
- the LOC122426560 gene encoding 60S ribosomal protein L21-like → MFSRPFRKHGVVPLATYMQIYKKGDIVDIKGMGTVQKGMPHKCYHGKTGRVYNVTQHAIGIIVNKQVKGKILAKRINVRIEHIKHSKSRDNFLKCVKENDQKKKEAKEKGTWVQLKRQPAPPREAQFCEDQWKGTQTVRTHSL, encoded by the coding sequence ATGTTCTCTAGGCCTTTTAGAAAACATGGAGTTGTTCCTTTGGCCACATACATGCAAATCTACAAGAAGGGTGATATTGTAGATATCAAGGGAATGGGTACTGTTCAAAAAGGAATGCCCCACAAATGTTATCATGGCAAAACTGGGAGAGTCTACAATGTTACCCAGCATGCTATTGGCATCATTGTAAACAAACAAGTTAAGGGCaagattcttgccaagagaattaatGTGCGTATCGAGCATATTAAGCACTCTAAGAGCCGAGATAACTTCCTAAAATGTGTGaaggaaaatgatcagaaaaagaaggaagccaaAGAGAAAGGGACTTGGGTTCAGCTGAAGCGCCAGCCTGCTCCACCTAGAGAAGCACAGTTTTGTGAGGACCAATGGAAAGGAACCCAAACTGTTAGAACCCATTCCCTATGA